The Prevotella sp. E9-3 genome has a window encoding:
- the aspA gene encoding aspartate ammonia-lyase, with product MNEQKFRTESDLLGELKVPADALYGVQTQRGINNYHISRKTMSMYHDFIKAIAYVKLAAVETNHTLGVINDEIASAIAQACREIIDGKWHDDFPIDMVQGGAGTSVNMNANEVIANRALEIMGHEKGDYQYCLPNDHCNCGQSTNDVYPTTIRLALIHMNKSLIAALTGLISAFRYKGDEFKDVIKMGRTQLQDAVPMTSGQEFNAYANNLEEEILNLERNVKLLHEINMGGTAIGTGLNAVPGFAKLCAANLSKLTGEAFVSAADLVEATPDTGAYVSYSSALKRLAIKLSKICNDLRLMASGPRCGLNEINLPPKAPGSSIMPGKVNPVIPEVVNQVCFKVIGNDTTVSFAAEAGQLQLNVMEPIITESLFESLIWLKNAIETLTEECVLGITVNRERCLEMVKNSIGIVTALNPYIGYKTSTKVAKEALDTNRSVYDIVLEKGLMTQEALDEALNPRNMLASSRINQTNNK from the coding sequence ATGAACGAACAGAAATTTAGAACAGAGTCCGACCTGTTAGGCGAACTCAAAGTACCAGCAGATGCGCTGTATGGAGTACAGACACAGCGAGGCATTAACAATTACCACATTTCTCGCAAGACCATGTCGATGTACCACGACTTCATAAAGGCTATTGCCTATGTAAAACTCGCAGCAGTTGAGACAAATCACACGCTTGGTGTTATCAATGATGAGATAGCAAGCGCCATTGCTCAGGCCTGTCGCGAAATTATCGATGGCAAGTGGCACGATGACTTCCCCATTGACATGGTGCAAGGTGGCGCAGGCACATCGGTAAACATGAATGCGAATGAGGTGATAGCCAACCGCGCGCTGGAGATTATGGGACACGAAAAGGGTGATTACCAGTACTGTTTGCCAAATGACCACTGCAACTGTGGACAATCAACGAATGATGTTTATCCAACTACAATTCGCTTGGCACTCATCCACATGAACAAGAGTCTGATAGCAGCACTCACTGGACTTATCAGTGCTTTCCGCTACAAAGGCGACGAGTTTAAGGATGTCATCAAGATGGGGCGCACGCAGTTGCAGGACGCAGTGCCTATGACCAGCGGACAGGAATTCAATGCCTACGCTAACAACTTGGAAGAAGAAATACTGAACTTAGAGCGTAATGTAAAACTGCTGCATGAAATTAACATGGGCGGAACTGCTATAGGCACCGGACTGAATGCCGTTCCGGGATTTGCTAAACTGTGTGCGGCCAACCTGTCGAAACTGACGGGCGAGGCCTTCGTGTCGGCAGCAGACTTGGTAGAGGCAACACCTGATACGGGGGCCTATGTAAGTTACTCATCGGCATTGAAGCGACTGGCCATAAAACTGAGCAAAATTTGTAACGACCTTCGCCTGATGGCATCTGGTCCACGGTGTGGACTGAATGAAATCAACCTGCCGCCAAAGGCTCCTGGATCAAGTATCATGCCTGGTAAAGTGAACCCAGTCATTCCCGAGGTGGTCAACCAAGTGTGTTTTAAGGTTATTGGCAACGATACCACAGTTTCTTTCGCTGCAGAGGCTGGTCAGTTGCAACTCAACGTGATGGAACCCATTATCACCGAGTCGCTCTTCGAAAGTCTGATTTGGCTGAAGAATGCCATCGAGACTCTAACTGAGGAGTGCGTACTGGGCATCACGGTCAACCGCGAACGCTGTTTGGAAATGGTAAAGAACTCCATCGGCATCGTGACCGCCTTGAATCCTTATATAGGCTATAAGACCTCAACGAAGGTGGCAAAGGAAGCACTTGACACCAATCGTTCCGTTTATGACATTGTGCTTGAAAAAGGCTTAATGACGCAAGAGGCACTCGATGAAGCCCTTAATCCAAGAAATATGCTGGCATCATCACGTATCAATCAGACAAATAACAAATAA
- a CDS encoding S41 family peptidase — translation MDKQKHFSPLWLALSAAVGILIGTFYANHFGGNRLNIINSGTNKLNNLLHIVDDQYVDTVNIYDLVEKAMPQLLSELDPHSVYISAKDKQIAEDDLRGSFSGVGIEFVIRKDTLRVQNVIKNGPSDRAGVLAGDKIIEVDDSAFVGKNLTNEEAMHRLKGPKDTKVKLGIVRRGVKGVRYITVTRGEIPMKSVNAVYMLDEKTGYVRIKNFGENTYPELLIALAQLSQDDFENLVIDLRGNTGGYLGSAVQIANEFLPKNRLIVYTEGRRSARQEYRSDGRGSYQNIPLVVLIDEGSASASEILAGAIQDNDRGTIVGRRSFGKGLVQQPIEFNDGSMIRLTIARYYSPSGRCIQKPYTHGQDKNYEEDLMMRYQHGEFFSQDSIKHTGREYKTTNGRIVYGGGGITPDIFVGEDTTAYTSYYKEATMSGLVLQFCYDYTDDYRQELSAYTDRISLEKYLKRQNIVEKFVAYADRQGLKRRNLLIQRSYNLLQRFLISRLIYNVLDEQPWIEYLNAGDPTILRTLKVFEDGEAFPKKE, via the coding sequence ATGGATAAGCAAAAACATTTTTCTCCGCTTTGGTTGGCATTGAGCGCAGCTGTAGGTATTCTGATTGGTACTTTCTATGCCAACCATTTTGGGGGCAACCGACTCAACATCATCAATTCAGGTACCAACAAGCTGAACAACTTGCTACATATAGTCGATGACCAATATGTAGATACGGTCAACATATATGATTTGGTAGAGAAAGCTATGCCTCAATTACTTTCTGAATTAGATCCTCATTCGGTTTATATTTCGGCAAAAGACAAACAGATAGCCGAGGACGACCTGCGTGGTTCTTTTTCGGGTGTAGGTATTGAGTTTGTGATTCGAAAAGACACGCTTCGCGTACAGAATGTGATTAAGAACGGACCTTCCGATCGTGCAGGCGTGTTGGCCGGTGATAAGATTATCGAAGTTGATGATTCTGCTTTCGTGGGTAAAAATCTTACCAATGAAGAGGCTATGCATCGTCTTAAAGGACCTAAGGACACAAAGGTTAAATTAGGCATCGTGCGTCGTGGAGTTAAAGGTGTTCGCTATATAACAGTGACCCGTGGCGAGATTCCCATGAAGAGCGTGAATGCAGTTTATATGCTTGACGAGAAAACAGGCTATGTACGCATCAAAAATTTTGGTGAAAACACCTATCCAGAATTGCTTATCGCTTTGGCTCAGTTGTCTCAGGACGATTTTGAAAATCTCGTTATAGACCTTCGCGGCAATACAGGTGGCTATCTTGGTTCAGCCGTACAGATAGCCAATGAGTTCTTACCAAAGAACCGTTTGATTGTTTACACTGAAGGACGCCGTTCTGCTCGCCAGGAATATCGCTCTGATGGTCGTGGCAGTTATCAGAACATCCCACTGGTGGTACTTATCGATGAAGGGTCAGCTTCAGCAAGTGAGATTCTTGCAGGTGCCATTCAGGATAATGACAGAGGAACTATTGTGGGGCGTCGCTCGTTTGGTAAAGGTCTTGTCCAACAACCTATCGAGTTCAACGATGGATCTATGATTAGGCTCACGATTGCCCGTTACTATTCGCCCTCGGGCAGATGTATTCAGAAACCCTATACTCATGGGCAGGACAAGAACTATGAGGAAGACTTGATGATGCGCTATCAGCATGGTGAATTCTTCTCGCAGGATAGTATTAAGCATACTGGCCGCGAGTATAAAACAACCAATGGACGCATAGTATATGGAGGAGGTGGTATCACACCTGATATCTTTGTGGGTGAAGATACGACAGCCTATACATCATATTATAAAGAGGCTACCATGTCAGGTCTTGTGCTTCAGTTCTGCTACGATTATACCGATGATTATCGTCAAGAACTTTCAGCCTATACCGACCGAATTTCTTTGGAGAAATATCTGAAACGCCAAAATATTGTGGAGAAATTTGTTGCCTATGCCGACCGTCAGGGATTGAAGCGACGCAATCTGCTCATTCAGCGTTCTTACAATCTGCTACAACGTTTTCTCATTAGCCGTCTTATCTATAATGTACTGGATGAACAGCCTTGGATTGAATATCTGAATGCTGGCGATCCTACAATTCTTCGCACGCTGAAGGTATTTGAAGATGGCGAAGCGTTTCCAAAGAAAGAATAA
- a CDS encoding dCMP deaminase family protein — protein MDSIEKQTKLDERYLRMARIWAENSYCKRRQVGALVVKNKMIISDGYNGTPTGFENICEDENNVSKPYVLHAEANAITKLARSNNNSDGATIYITASPCIECAKLIIQAGIKRVVYGEKYRLTDGIDLLERAGIEVVYLGND, from the coding sequence ATGGACTCAATCGAAAAACAAACTAAACTCGACGAACGCTATCTGCGTATGGCCCGCATCTGGGCAGAGAATTCCTATTGCAAGAGAAGGCAAGTAGGGGCTTTGGTCGTAAAAAACAAAATGATCATCAGCGATGGTTACAACGGTACTCCAACAGGTTTTGAAAATATCTGTGAGGACGAGAATAATGTATCAAAGCCTTATGTGTTACATGCCGAGGCCAATGCTATAACGAAACTGGCACGTTCCAATAATAATAGTGATGGTGCAACCATTTACATTACAGCTTCACCCTGTATTGAGTGCGCCAAACTCATTATTCAGGCAGGCATTAAACGTGTGGTTTACGGTGAGAAATATCGGCTTACCGATGGCATCGACTTGCTTGAAAGAGCTGGTATTGAAGTTGTTTACCTTGGCAATGATTAA